One Nicotiana sylvestris chromosome 12, ASM39365v2, whole genome shotgun sequence genomic window carries:
- the LOC138883449 gene encoding uncharacterized protein yields MAPYKALYDRRCRSPIGWFELGEAKLYSTDLVQDALDKVKLIQERLRTAQSRQKSYADQKARDVSFMVGEKVLLKVSLMKGVMRFGKKGKLSPRFISPFEVMGRVVEVAYELALPPNLSGVHPVFHVSMLQKYHADLAHVLEFSTLHMDESLGYEEELVAIIDRQDHQLRSKRISAVRVQ; encoded by the coding sequence atggctccatACAAGGCTTTATATGATCGAcgttgtcgttctcctatcgggtggtttgagcttggtgaggctaagttatacagtacagatttggtacaggatgccttggacaaggtaaagttgatccaggagaggcttcgcactgctcaatccagacagaagagttatgcagatcagAAAGCGCGTGATGTGTCAtttatggttggcgagaaggtcctcttgaaagtctcgctaatgaagggtgttatgagattcgggaagaagggcaagctgagcccaaggtttattagCCCATTTGAGGTGATGGGGCGAGTtgtggaggttgcttacgagcttgctttaccccccaatttatcgggagttcatccggtttttcatgtatcgatgcttcagaagtatcatgcCGACCTGGCCCATGTGTTAGAGTTCAGTACTCTTCATatggatgagagtttgggttatgaggaagagctagttgccattattgatagacaggatcaccagttgaggtccaagagaaTTTCTGCGGTGAGGGTCCAGTga